The Acetivibrio cellulolyticus CD2 genome has a segment encoding these proteins:
- a CDS encoding Gfo/Idh/MocA family protein yields MKIGVVGCGYIANYYLSTMPNHPQLEVVGATDINKERAERFTEYYNIKRYNTLKDLLNDNTIDIVLNCTNPNSHYDVSKAALLANKYVYTEKPMGLNFEEASKLVNLARQQKLYIASSPSNILSEYAMGISKALADEEIGKVALVYANLDDGAVHNMRYWTWISKTGTMWPYKNEFEMGCIMEHSGYCLSLLTYLFGPVSQVQAYTKCLVPDKIKDDSAKIGPDYAEIILEFKSGVVGRITLGSVAPRNHSLTIVGEDGVISTKDLFWNFRQKVYIQHRIKSYSKQRKNSGVYLTEPEEYDFDKPEDFKYKSDTEASAGDVDWGRGVAELADSIKNNRRCLLDMDHALHVMEITDVIQNANPFSGPKKMKTTFEPFNESKSLKDVI; encoded by the coding sequence ATGAAAATCGGAGTAGTCGGGTGCGGATATATTGCAAACTATTATTTATCTACCATGCCAAATCATCCACAACTAGAAGTAGTAGGTGCTACGGATATAAATAAAGAGCGGGCTGAAAGGTTTACGGAGTATTACAATATCAAGCGGTATAATACACTAAAAGATCTTTTGAATGATAATACAATTGATATTGTTTTAAACTGTACAAATCCGAATAGCCACTATGATGTGTCAAAAGCTGCTTTGCTGGCTAATAAATATGTATATACGGAAAAACCCATGGGATTGAATTTCGAAGAAGCTTCCAAGCTGGTTAATTTGGCAAGGCAGCAAAAGCTTTATATAGCCTCTTCTCCGAGCAACATTTTGAGTGAATATGCAATGGGCATTTCGAAAGCACTTGCCGATGAGGAGATAGGAAAAGTTGCTCTGGTATATGCGAATCTTGATGATGGGGCAGTACACAATATGAGGTATTGGACATGGATAAGCAAGACAGGTACAATGTGGCCGTACAAAAATGAGTTTGAGATGGGCTGTATAATGGAACATTCAGGGTATTGCCTGAGCTTGTTGACCTATCTCTTTGGGCCGGTTAGTCAGGTTCAGGCATATACCAAATGTCTGGTTCCGGATAAAATAAAAGATGATTCTGCAAAGATTGGTCCTGATTATGCAGAGATAATTCTAGAGTTTAAGTCTGGAGTGGTAGGAAGGATTACATTAGGTTCGGTAGCTCCACGCAACCATTCACTCACTATAGTAGGTGAGGATGGCGTTATTTCAACAAAAGATTTGTTTTGGAATTTTCGGCAAAAGGTCTATATTCAGCATCGCATAAAATCCTATTCAAAGCAAAGGAAGAATTCAGGTGTATATTTGACAGAACCGGAAGAATACGATTTTGATAAGCCTGAAGATTTTAAGTATAAAAGCGATACGGAAGCTTCCGCCGGGGATGTTGATTGGGGAAGAGGAGTTGCAGAACTTGCCGACTCAATTAAAAATAACAGAAGGTGTCTTTTGGATATGGACCATGCGCTTCATGTTATGGAAATAACAGATGTTATTCAAAATGCAAATCCTTTTAGCGGACCTAAAAAAATGAAAACAACATTTGAGCCGTTTAATGAATCAAAAAGTTTAAAAGACGTAATTTGA